One part of the Verrucomicrobiota bacterium genome encodes these proteins:
- a CDS encoding phosphatidylserine/phosphatidylglycerophosphate/cardiolipin synthase family protein, translating to MASPNTNTYRWLRTGDEVFPAMLAAIHGAQRIIRLEIYIYSGGELGKRFRDALVRAQQRGVDVKVMLDSFGSITLSGSFWDQLIAAGGQFHWFNPMSLQRFGIRDHRKMLVCDEQIAFIGGFNIASEYEGDGVTKGWHDLGLQITGPLARELSVAFDNQFARADFQHHRFVRLRKYAVKKSIAGHDGELLLSGPGRGRSPIKRALQKDLVHAQDVKIIQAYFLPTWRIRRELIRVARRGGRVQLILAGKSDVTLSRLATHSLYQRFLRAGIEIYEYQPQILHAKLIIVNHVVYAGSANLDSRGLHINYELLVRLQDPKLVAGAREMFANDLKHCLRVERAAWRKSRTFWNKLKERWAYFIVARVDPYVARRQLKTWRHSQ from the coding sequence ATGGCGTCGCCCAATACGAATACCTACCGCTGGTTGCGAACGGGCGATGAGGTCTTCCCCGCCATGTTGGCCGCCATCCACGGCGCACAAAGAATCATCCGTTTGGAAATCTACATTTACAGCGGCGGTGAGCTGGGCAAACGTTTTCGTGACGCGCTGGTGCGCGCACAACAACGCGGTGTTGACGTCAAGGTGATGCTGGATTCCTTCGGTTCGATCACACTTTCCGGTAGTTTTTGGGACCAGTTGATCGCCGCCGGCGGCCAGTTTCACTGGTTCAATCCGATGTCGCTCCAGCGATTCGGCATCCGCGATCATCGCAAGATGCTGGTTTGCGACGAACAAATCGCCTTCATCGGCGGGTTCAATATCGCTTCCGAATACGAAGGCGACGGCGTGACGAAAGGCTGGCACGATCTCGGATTGCAAATCACCGGGCCGCTGGCGCGAGAACTGTCCGTGGCTTTCGACAACCAGTTTGCCCGCGCTGATTTCCAGCACCACCGCTTCGTGCGATTACGGAAATACGCCGTTAAAAAATCGATCGCAGGGCACGACGGGGAACTGTTGCTGAGCGGACCGGGACGCGGGCGCAGTCCCATCAAACGCGCTTTGCAAAAGGATTTGGTCCACGCCCAGGATGTTAAAATCATTCAAGCCTATTTTCTGCCTACGTGGCGGATTCGGCGTGAACTCATACGCGTGGCGCGACGCGGGGGGCGTGTGCAATTAATTCTGGCTGGCAAATCAGACGTGACACTCTCGCGACTGGCCACGCACAGTCTCTACCAGCGATTTTTACGGGCCGGCATCGAGATCTACGAATATCAGCCGCAAATTCTCCACGCCAAGCTGATCATTGTGAATCATGTCGTTTATGCCGGTTCCGCGAATCTTGATTCGCGCGGCCTGCACATCAACTATGAATTGCTCGTGCGGTTGCAGGATCCAAAACTGGTGGCGGGCGCGCGGGAAATGTTTGCCAACGATCTGAAACATTGCCTGCGCGTTGAACGGGCGGCTTGGCGGAAGTCGCGCACGTTCTGGAACAAGCTCAAGGAACGCTGGGCTTACTTTATTGTGGCGCGCGTCGATCCTTACGTCGCCCGGCGACAGTTGAAAACATGGCGTCACTCACAGTGA
- a CDS encoding thioredoxin family protein: MRLSLRLCATLLMGVAGLSANAATTTQVRLLLSAETARAGDTVMAGVRLKMAAGWHTYWRNPGGPGIATSITWQLPQGVSAGEIQWPLPEKLTISNETSYVYNDEVVLLVPLKLAPDLKPGPLELKAKVSWLECEDTCIPGNTNVSTKLLVASELKPSSEVSLVEKWRNKLPKSSDRLSAIARWEKPSSSDMRPVIMEWTTGQTATDSDFFPYANEQIEVQSSAEQLTAEAGKIRLRKQVKKLEWNWPRQLQGILVAKEDGKQLSWEVNLPIENSSGGDAASTPFSWVALLTGLGLAFLGGLILNIMPCVLPVIALKVFSFVKQSGEAPGRARRLSFIYAFGILCSFLVLAGFLIAAQKAGEVVSWGMQMQNRNFVIGMTILVTLVALNLFGLFEVTLGGGAMSATDALTRRSGASGAFFNGVLATALAIPCTAPFLAGALTFAFAQPPLIVLWAFSFIALGLAAPYIVLTWNPALLKFLPKPGPWMLRFKVALGFPMLATVVWLYKLSLNHLNKSQSLWFGIFLVTVAMAAWIWGEFVQRGGSRRGLAVLITLLLLGTVGGYAVTRHEGIKWQKWSQAAVEKARADGHSVLVDFTADWCLTCQLNLRTSIDVPKVRAKLADAKAVTLMADYTLQDELIGKELHRFGRDAVPLVVVFPKNPNAEPIVLPPLLRPQIVLDALEKATK; this comes from the coding sequence GTGCGACTATCTCTGAGATTATGCGCGACCTTGCTGATGGGTGTAGCTGGTTTGTCTGCGAACGCGGCAACCACAACCCAGGTGCGCCTGTTGCTGTCGGCGGAAACGGCGCGCGCCGGCGACACCGTGATGGCGGGCGTGCGGTTGAAAATGGCGGCTGGCTGGCACACGTACTGGCGAAATCCCGGTGGGCCAGGAATCGCCACTTCGATTACGTGGCAATTGCCACAAGGAGTCAGCGCGGGGGAAATTCAGTGGCCGCTGCCGGAAAAACTGACCATCTCCAACGAGACGAGCTACGTCTACAACGACGAAGTCGTTCTGCTCGTTCCGTTGAAGCTCGCGCCAGACTTGAAGCCTGGCCCACTGGAACTTAAGGCCAAAGTCTCGTGGCTCGAATGTGAAGATACCTGCATTCCCGGCAACACGAACGTCTCGACCAAACTCCTCGTCGCGTCAGAGTTAAAGCCATCTTCTGAAGTAAGTTTGGTCGAAAAGTGGCGCAACAAACTGCCCAAGTCCTCGGACAGGTTGTCCGCGATCGCGCGCTGGGAGAAACCATCCAGCAGCGACATGCGTCCGGTCATTATGGAATGGACTACGGGCCAAACTGCAACCGACTCCGATTTTTTCCCTTACGCCAACGAGCAAATTGAGGTCCAGTCCTCGGCGGAGCAGCTCACAGCCGAGGCTGGAAAAATCCGCCTCCGCAAACAAGTGAAGAAGCTTGAATGGAACTGGCCGAGGCAACTCCAAGGAATTCTGGTCGCCAAAGAGGACGGCAAACAGCTTTCCTGGGAAGTCAATTTACCGATCGAGAATTCTTCCGGTGGCGACGCGGCATCAACTCCATTCTCCTGGGTAGCATTGTTGACCGGACTGGGCCTGGCTTTTTTGGGCGGTTTGATTCTGAACATCATGCCCTGCGTTCTGCCTGTGATTGCGTTGAAAGTTTTCAGCTTCGTCAAACAAAGCGGCGAAGCGCCGGGCCGCGCGCGCCGGCTCAGTTTCATTTACGCGTTCGGCATACTCTGTTCGTTCCTGGTGCTGGCGGGCTTCCTGATTGCGGCGCAGAAGGCGGGCGAAGTTGTCAGTTGGGGAATGCAGATGCAGAATCGAAACTTCGTCATCGGTATGACCATCCTGGTTACGCTCGTGGCGCTCAATCTCTTCGGCCTTTTTGAAGTCACGCTGGGCGGCGGGGCGATGAGCGCCACAGACGCGCTAACCAGAAGGAGTGGTGCATCGGGCGCTTTTTTCAACGGCGTGCTGGCGACCGCGTTGGCGATCCCCTGCACCGCGCCGTTCCTCGCCGGAGCGCTGACGTTCGCATTTGCGCAGCCACCACTGATCGTCTTGTGGGCGTTCAGTTTCATCGCGCTGGGATTGGCCGCGCCTTACATTGTGCTGACGTGGAATCCTGCGTTGCTCAAATTTCTGCCCAAACCCGGGCCTTGGATGTTGCGTTTCAAAGTCGCGCTCGGATTTCCTATGCTCGCCACGGTCGTCTGGCTTTACAAACTCTCGCTCAATCATCTCAACAAAAGCCAGTCGCTGTGGTTTGGGATTTTTCTCGTAACGGTGGCGATGGCGGCGTGGATTTGGGGCGAGTTTGTCCAGCGCGGCGGCAGCCGGCGCGGGCTGGCGGTGCTGATCACGCTGCTGTTGCTGGGCACGGTGGGTGGTTACGCGGTGACTCGCCACGAGGGAATCAAATGGCAGAAGTGGAGTCAAGCCGCCGTGGAAAAGGCCCGCGCAGACGGCCATTCCGTGCTGGTGGACTTTACCGCGGACTGGTGCCTCACCTGCCAGCTCAATTTACGCACGAGCATTGATGTTCCCAAAGTTCGAGCAAAGCTCGCCGACGCAAAAGCCGTCACATTGATGGCCGACTACACGCTTCAGGACGAGCTCATCGGCAAGGAGCTGCACCGCTTCGGTCGCGATGCCGTGCCGTTGGTTGTGGTGTTTCCGAAGAACCCCAATGCGGAGCCGATTGTTCTTCCGCCGCTGCTGAGGCCGCAGATTGTTTTGGACGCTCTGGAAAAGGCGACGAAGTAG
- a CDS encoding ribose-phosphate pyrophosphokinase — MKIFSGTSNPPLSRAICEYIGIELGKCNISPFPDGETFVKIEENVRGEDVFVVQSSSPPTNQNLMEMFIMMDALRRASATRITAVLPFYGYARQDRKDQPRVPITAKLVANLLVAAGANRVLTMDLHAQQIQGFFDIPVDHLYAAPVMYDYLRTKKLENLVVVSPDVGGLKMAHAYSEVLEGGLAIVAKRRKSALEVESMAVIGEIRGKNVLMVDDLTETAGTLTSAATLLKRKGAKQILACVSHAILNDLGIERLRKSNIDELITTDTVVRPAIDGVKITTLSVAGLLGEAIKRINSNSSVTSLFEFKGGRTS, encoded by the coding sequence GTGAAAATTTTTAGCGGCACATCCAATCCTCCTTTGTCCAGGGCGATTTGCGAATACATCGGCATCGAGTTGGGCAAATGCAACATCAGCCCGTTTCCCGACGGCGAGACCTTCGTCAAGATCGAGGAGAATGTGCGGGGTGAAGATGTGTTCGTGGTGCAATCCAGCAGCCCGCCGACGAACCAGAACCTGATGGAGATGTTCATCATGATGGATGCGTTACGGCGCGCCAGCGCCACGCGCATCACCGCGGTGTTGCCGTTTTACGGTTACGCGCGGCAGGACCGCAAAGACCAACCGCGGGTGCCGATCACGGCCAAGTTGGTGGCCAACCTGTTGGTGGCGGCGGGTGCCAATCGTGTCCTGACGATGGATTTGCACGCGCAACAAATTCAAGGTTTCTTCGACATTCCGGTTGATCATCTCTACGCCGCGCCGGTCATGTACGATTACTTGAGAACTAAGAAGCTTGAAAACCTGGTGGTGGTCAGTCCGGATGTCGGCGGGTTGAAGATGGCGCACGCGTATTCGGAGGTGCTCGAAGGTGGACTGGCCATCGTGGCGAAGCGGCGGAAGAGTGCGCTGGAGGTGGAATCGATGGCTGTCATCGGCGAAATCCGAGGTAAGAACGTCTTGATGGTCGATGATTTGACGGAAACGGCAGGGACATTGACAAGCGCCGCCACATTGCTTAAGCGGAAGGGCGCAAAGCAGATTCTGGCCTGTGTTTCCCATGCGATATTGAACGATCTGGGGATCGAAAGATTGCGAAAATCTAATATTGACGAACTCATTACCACTGATACTGTCGTCCGCCCTGCAATTGACGGGGTCAAAATAACCACGCTGTCGGTGGCGGGTTTGTTGGGCGAAGCGATCAAGCGGATCAACAGTAATTCCTCGGTCACTTCGCTGTTTGAATTCAAAGGCGGGCGCACCAGTTAG
- a CDS encoding 50S ribosomal protein L25: MKSVLLNAFPRTQVRRGGVKKLRSSGRVPAVIYGRSQQPQNLEVSTKDLDDLIHHSVSENLLVDLAIQDDVRPKRLALVQEVQHHALNGQVLHVDFHEVAENEKVTVMVPVETVGEAAGVKTGGGVLEHVLFKLKVRALPKDLPEFIQVDVSKLELGQSIHIGEIQPPPGTEILGEKHVSVLSVAMPITEAQELAEAEAAAAAVPGEVEMIKEKKDEEGAAAAPVGKAGAKPGDKTAEKGAEKAPEKGAEKAADKGAEKKAEKKK, from the coding sequence ATGAAATCAGTATTATTGAATGCGTTTCCCCGGACACAGGTTCGCCGCGGCGGGGTCAAGAAATTGCGCTCCTCCGGCCGCGTGCCGGCGGTCATTTATGGCCGCAGCCAGCAGCCGCAAAACCTCGAAGTCAGCACCAAAGACCTCGACGATTTGATTCATCATTCGGTGTCAGAGAATCTCTTGGTGGACCTCGCCATCCAGGACGATGTCCGTCCCAAGCGGCTGGCTTTGGTGCAGGAAGTCCAGCATCACGCCCTGAACGGCCAGGTGCTGCATGTCGATTTTCACGAAGTCGCCGAAAACGAAAAAGTCACGGTCATGGTGCCGGTAGAAACCGTAGGCGAAGCGGCGGGCGTCAAGACCGGCGGCGGCGTATTGGAACACGTCTTGTTCAAACTCAAGGTGCGCGCGTTGCCCAAGGATTTGCCGGAGTTCATCCAGGTGGATGTTTCCAAACTGGAATTGGGTCAATCCATCCACATTGGTGAAATTCAACCTCCGCCCGGCACCGAAATCCTAGGCGAGAAACACGTTTCGGTTCTCTCAGTGGCCATGCCCATCACGGAGGCCCAGGAATTGGCGGAAGCGGAAGCGGCCGCGGCGGCTGTGCCGGGTGAAGTCGAGATGATCAAAGAGAAAAAGGATGAGGAAGGCGCGGCAGCGGCACCCGTTGGTAAAGCAGGCGCCAAACCGGGCGACAAAACCGCTGAGAAGGGCGCGGAAAAAGCTCCCGAAAAAGGCGCCGAGAAAGCTGCGGACAAAGGCGCCGAGAAGAAGGCTGAGAAGAAAAAGTAG
- a CDS encoding aminoacyl-tRNA hydrolase, which translates to MENLHLIVGLGNPGGEYAGTRHNAGFLVLERLADRWQAGWKTVKKFQSRLARAKQDDRRLLLCQPQTYMNNSGEAVGALASFYRVPPGKLMVVVDDADLPLGEIRLRPRGSSGGHHGLESIEQHLATRNFARLRIGIGRAAGQARAITNYVLGEFSTDESKLLEKVLTRAADQAECWLNAGIEKAMNQFNGVIQDSGQQKERTE; encoded by the coding sequence ATGGAGAATTTGCATCTCATTGTGGGATTGGGCAACCCGGGCGGGGAATACGCCGGTACGCGCCACAACGCCGGTTTTCTCGTGCTCGAACGGTTGGCGGATCGCTGGCAGGCCGGTTGGAAAACCGTCAAGAAATTCCAGTCGCGCCTCGCGCGTGCGAAGCAGGACGACCGGCGGTTGTTGTTGTGCCAGCCGCAGACTTATATGAATAACAGCGGCGAGGCGGTTGGAGCGTTGGCGAGTTTTTATCGGGTGCCGCCCGGGAAACTGATGGTGGTGGTGGACGATGCGGACCTGCCGTTGGGCGAAATTCGGTTGCGACCGCGCGGCAGCAGCGGCGGTCATCACGGGCTGGAATCGATTGAGCAGCATCTGGCCACGCGGAATTTTGCGCGGCTGCGGATCGGCATCGGTCGTGCGGCGGGCCAGGCGCGGGCGATCACGAATTACGTGCTGGGAGAATTCAGCACGGACGAGAGCAAGTTGTTGGAGAAAGTTTTGACGCGGGCGGCTGACCAGGCGGAATGCTGGTTGAATGCCGGCATCGAGAAAGCAATGAACCAATTTAACGGAGTGATTCAAGACTCCGGTCAACAGAAAGAAAGAACCGAGTGA
- the rpsF gene encoding 30S ribosomal protein S6, giving the protein MKKYEGLFILNTAGKEETIKDAIDKISAEIVSAGGKVETVQKMEKKNFSRVANKKNSSGFYVNVIFESQPAAVNQLRHRFALNEDVFRVLISVAPTPKTAAKTTN; this is encoded by the coding sequence GTGAAAAAATACGAAGGCTTGTTCATCTTGAACACCGCTGGCAAAGAAGAAACGATCAAGGACGCCATCGATAAAATCTCCGCGGAGATTGTATCGGCGGGTGGCAAAGTGGAGACCGTGCAGAAGATGGAGAAAAAAAATTTCTCTCGCGTGGCCAACAAGAAAAACAGTTCCGGCTTTTACGTCAACGTCATCTTTGAGAGCCAGCCCGCCGCGGTGAATCAGTTGCGCCATCGCTTTGCCTTGAACGAGGACGTGTTCCGGGTCTTGATCTCGGTGGCGCCGACGCCCAAAACCGCCGCTAAAACCACCAACTAA
- the ssb gene encoding single-stranded DNA-binding protein, with protein MASFNKVILVGNLTRDPELRYTPKGTAVAKIGLAVNRVWTSDTGEKKEEVTFVDVDMFGRTAENVAQYMRKGSPLLVEGRLRLDQWDDKQTGQKRSKLGVVAESVQFLGSPRASEGGAPAPSRAPTAQAPTAAAEPIEGDGPPEGDDVPF; from the coding sequence ATGGCCAGCTTTAACAAAGTCATCCTCGTTGGAAATCTCACTCGCGATCCAGAGCTGCGCTACACGCCGAAAGGAACCGCTGTCGCCAAGATTGGTCTGGCAGTGAATCGCGTCTGGACCAGTGACACCGGAGAAAAGAAGGAAGAGGTGACCTTTGTAGACGTGGACATGTTTGGCCGTACCGCTGAAAACGTCGCGCAGTACATGCGCAAAGGCAGTCCGCTCCTCGTCGAAGGTCGGTTGCGGCTCGACCAGTGGGATGACAAGCAAACCGGCCAGAAGCGCAGCAAACTCGGCGTTGTGGCGGAATCGGTCCAGTTCCTGGGTAGCCCTCGCGCCAGCGAGGGCGGTGCGCCTGCTCCGTCACGCGCACCAACTGCTCAAGCGCCGACTGCCGCTGCCGAACCAATCGAAGGCGATGGCCCGCCCGAAGGCGACGACGTTCCATTCTAA
- a CDS encoding 50S ribosomal protein L9 has protein sequence MPKTEVILTNNIVGLGGESDHVKVAAGYARNYLFPQGLAIPLTGANKRRLEVLKQRRAEREANELNTMTELAKSLSKLTAVLAVKTGEDGKMFGSVTAGAIADQLKHQFDVVLDKKKIHLEHAIRTLGEHEVELRLHPDVVMKLKVRVESSTPVEVPVAPPKVEEKTEKRGRRPERAPRAESVERAAKPEPAQKPERAERKPRAPKDDKTK, from the coding sequence ATGCCAAAAACTGAAGTCATCCTCACCAACAACATCGTGGGCCTGGGCGGCGAGTCCGATCATGTCAAGGTCGCCGCCGGTTACGCCCGCAACTATTTGTTCCCGCAAGGGTTGGCCATTCCTCTCACTGGCGCGAATAAGCGTCGGCTGGAAGTGCTCAAGCAGCGCCGCGCCGAACGCGAAGCTAATGAACTCAACACCATGACCGAGCTGGCCAAGAGCCTGTCCAAGCTCACCGCCGTGCTCGCGGTCAAGACCGGTGAAGACGGCAAAATGTTCGGCTCCGTCACGGCGGGCGCGATTGCCGACCAGCTCAAGCACCAGTTCGACGTGGTGCTGGACAAGAAGAAAATCCACCTCGAACATGCCATCCGCACACTGGGCGAACACGAAGTCGAGCTTCGCCTGCATCCCGATGTGGTGATGAAGCTGAAGGTGCGCGTCGAAAGCAGCACGCCAGTGGAGGTGCCGGTGGCCCCGCCGAAGGTGGAAGAAAAAACCGAAAAGCGCGGTCGTCGTCCCGAACGCGCTCCCCGCGCCGAAAGCGTTGAGCGCGCTGCGAAACCTGAACCGGCTCAGAAACCTGAGCGCGCTGAACGGAAACCACGCGCGCCCAAGGACGACAAAACAAAATAA
- a CDS encoding VWA domain-containing protein, producing MAGAVPAVAGNWFGQYRLEEIAVRYANPQTLWLLLVVLPLLLAFLWWAWRKRQRLITQFIQSRLLAGLMAGVSLTRRKIRLGLIVLAVTLSLVALARPQWGFDWEEVKQRGLDIVVAIDTSRSMLAEDVKPDRLTKAKYAALDLMQQARSDRLGLVAFAGTAFLQCPLTVDDEAFRQSVNALDVNIIPQGGTALAAAIDTALAAFKDEADNYKVLVLITDGEDHDSAALDAAKKAAKAGLRIFTIGIGTADGELLRIRDEKGNLDYVKDDQGNVVKSRLNEALLQQIAGATEGGFYLPLRGAKTIDTLYERGLAPLPKSDLTTKHVRRYHERFHWPLAAVILLLLAEMFLPERKRKVQPAASTAATANAALREAVTVLIVVFLPATLLASPSSALRQYEAGKYENALKEYQELLKRKADDPRLHFNAGASAYQNKQFDEAAKEFNEVLSARDLQMQQRGYYNLGNTLYQLGENNPDPTKKIEAWENSVKSFDSALQLNPQDADAKFNSEFVKKKLEELKKQQPQSSQNQSKQQKDQQKDQKQDQSKNDSKKDEAKNSQSEQKKDPSQSQQNSQSQKEQEQKSEQQKQADAQSKEKKDQADKKKESQDKASAQPRDKTPDQNGEGQPTALAEGQMTPQQALQLLDAQKGDEKVLPIPIVKQATPNRLFKNW from the coding sequence GTGGCCGGGGCTGTTCCTGCTGTTGCTGGAAATTGGTTTGGGCAATACCGTCTGGAGGAAATTGCCGTGAGATATGCAAACCCCCAAACGCTTTGGTTGCTGCTGGTGGTGTTACCGTTGTTGCTCGCCTTCCTCTGGTGGGCGTGGCGCAAACGGCAACGACTCATCACCCAATTCATCCAATCCCGCCTGTTGGCCGGTCTGATGGCCGGCGTTTCTCTGACTCGCCGGAAGATTCGTCTCGGCCTGATCGTTCTGGCCGTGACTCTCTCGCTGGTGGCGCTCGCGCGGCCCCAATGGGGATTCGATTGGGAGGAAGTCAAACAACGCGGGCTGGACATCGTGGTGGCCATCGACACATCGCGCAGCATGCTGGCTGAAGATGTGAAACCCGATCGGTTGACCAAGGCCAAGTATGCGGCGCTGGACTTGATGCAGCAGGCCCGGTCCGACCGGCTCGGGTTGGTGGCGTTTGCCGGCACCGCGTTTCTGCAGTGCCCGTTGACAGTGGATGACGAAGCCTTTCGTCAGAGCGTCAACGCGCTGGATGTGAACATCATTCCGCAAGGCGGCACCGCGTTGGCCGCCGCAATAGATACCGCCTTGGCTGCTTTCAAGGATGAAGCGGACAACTACAAAGTCCTCGTGCTCATCACGGACGGCGAAGACCACGACAGCGCGGCTTTGGATGCCGCCAAGAAAGCTGCGAAAGCCGGCCTGCGAATCTTCACCATCGGCATCGGCACAGCCGACGGCGAATTGTTGCGCATCCGCGATGAAAAAGGAAACCTCGACTACGTCAAGGACGATCAAGGCAATGTCGTCAAATCGCGACTCAACGAAGCCTTGCTCCAGCAAATCGCGGGAGCAACCGAGGGCGGCTTTTACCTCCCGCTCCGCGGCGCCAAGACCATAGACACACTTTACGAACGCGGTCTCGCTCCCCTGCCCAAATCCGATCTTACCACCAAACACGTCCGGCGTTATCATGAACGGTTTCACTGGCCGCTGGCCGCGGTGATCTTACTTTTGCTGGCGGAAATGTTTCTGCCAGAACGCAAACGGAAGGTTCAGCCAGCAGCCAGCACCGCTGCCACGGCGAACGCGGCTTTGCGGGAAGCGGTCACCGTTTTGATCGTCGTGTTTCTGCCGGCGACACTGCTGGCCTCGCCTTCCAGCGCCCTGCGTCAATACGAAGCGGGAAAATACGAAAATGCTCTCAAAGAATACCAAGAATTGCTCAAACGCAAAGCGGATGATCCGCGCTTGCATTTCAACGCCGGCGCGTCCGCCTACCAGAACAAACAATTTGACGAAGCCGCCAAGGAATTTAACGAGGTGCTATCGGCGCGTGATTTGCAAATGCAACAGCGCGGCTACTACAACCTCGGCAACACGCTCTATCAACTGGGTGAGAATAATCCGGACCCAACCAAGAAAATCGAAGCGTGGGAGAACTCGGTGAAGAGTTTTGATAGCGCGCTCCAGTTGAACCCCCAGGATGCTGACGCCAAATTCAACTCCGAGTTTGTGAAGAAGAAACTGGAGGAGCTCAAAAAGCAACAGCCGCAATCTTCCCAGAATCAATCCAAACAACAAAAGGATCAGCAAAAAGATCAGAAGCAGGATCAGTCCAAGAATGATTCCAAAAAGGACGAGGCGAAAAACTCGCAGTCCGAACAAAAGAAAGATCCGTCCCAGTCCCAACAAAACTCCCAGTCGCAGAAGGAACAGGAGCAGAAATCCGAACAACAAAAGCAGGCCGACGCACAGTCCAAGGAGAAAAAGGATCAGGCCGACAAGAAAAAAGAATCGCAAGACAAGGCATCCGCCCAGCCACGCGATAAAACACCCGACCAAAACGGCGAGGGACAACCGACCGCGTTGGCCGAAGGCCAGATGACCCCGCAACAGGCATTGCAATTGTTGGACGCCCAAAAAGGCGATGAAAAAGTTCTTCCCATTCCGATTGTCAAACAGGCAACTCCAAATCGGCTTTTCAAGAACTGGTAG
- a CDS encoding VWA domain-containing protein has protein sequence MTFAQPYFLLLLLLLPLAAWLKGRRGQPPAFLYSSAQLVKGIDQMTRSRAGGWLAKLRWLTLALFIVALAQPQKIASEEKIKASGIDIVVALDLSGSMASEDFEVRGQRVNRLTIAKEVLKQFIDRRPGDRIGLVAFAGRAYIAAPKTLDHDFLLRNLERLNLNTIEDGTAIGSGLSAALNRLRELKSKSKIIILMTDGQNNAGKVPPLTAAEAAQSLGVKVYTIGVGIRGTAPFPRVDAFGRKFYVPMEVDIDEDTLKKIADQTKGKYYRADSTDTLKKVYAEIDQLEKTEANIKKFARYEELFPWVVWPGLFLLLLEIGLGNTVWRKLP, from the coding sequence ATGACCTTCGCCCAACCATACTTTCTACTGCTGCTTCTGCTCCTGCCGTTGGCGGCCTGGTTGAAGGGGCGACGCGGACAACCGCCGGCTTTCCTGTACTCCTCGGCCCAACTCGTCAAAGGAATCGACCAGATGACCCGTTCCCGCGCTGGCGGCTGGCTGGCAAAGCTGCGTTGGCTCACGCTCGCTTTGTTCATTGTGGCGCTCGCCCAGCCGCAAAAGATCGCGAGCGAAGAAAAGATCAAAGCCAGCGGCATCGACATCGTGGTGGCGCTCGACCTCTCCGGCAGCATGGCCTCCGAGGATTTTGAAGTGCGTGGCCAGCGCGTGAATCGATTGACCATCGCCAAGGAGGTCCTGAAACAGTTCATCGACCGCCGCCCCGGTGATCGCATCGGTCTGGTCGCCTTCGCCGGGCGCGCTTACATCGCCGCGCCCAAGACGCTTGACCACGATTTTCTGCTGCGAAATCTTGAACGGCTGAACTTGAATACCATCGAAGATGGCACCGCCATCGGCTCGGGACTGTCGGCGGCGCTGAACCGGTTGCGCGAACTGAAGTCGAAAAGTAAGATCATTATCCTGATGACAGACGGTCAGAACAACGCCGGCAAAGTCCCGCCGTTGACCGCCGCGGAAGCCGCGCAGAGCCTCGGCGTCAAGGTTTACACGATTGGCGTGGGAATTCGCGGCACCGCGCCCTTTCCGCGCGTGGACGCGTTCGGGCGAAAATTTTACGTGCCGATGGAAGTGGACATTGACGAAGACACATTGAAGAAAATTGCCGATCAAACCAAAGGAAAGTATTACCGGGCCGACAGCACCGACACGCTGAAGAAAGTTTACGCGGAGATCGATCAACTGGAAAAAACCGAGGCGAACATCAAAAAGTTCGCGCGTTACGAGGAATTGTTTCCCTGGGTCGTGTGGCCGGGGCTGTTCCTGCTGTTGCTGGAAATTGGTTTGGGCAATACCGTCTGGAGGAAATTGCCGTGA